DNA from Pontibacter deserti:
AGCGAGTGCATCTTTTACGAAATCAAGACCCATAACGCCCTGCGCGTGTGCATACGGGAAGGGTTCGGGCAAATTATGGAGTACTCATATTATGCTGATAGCAACAACGCTAAGGAATTGATCATTGTGTCTCACCATGCAGCAGATGCAAATGTTGCTACCTATCTGCAGCACTTGCGCGCCCGATTTGATATCCCCTTGTACTACCAGCATTTTGATTTAGAATCAAATATTTTGTCAAACAAAATCTAGCTGATCATATTTGCAGGAAGGGGATAAATTATCGCAAATATTTGCATGCCTAATACAGTTAAGTTCATTTTGTTCGATTAGTATTATAAACATTCAGCACTATAGCCGTCATCTAAGCACATGGTTTTTAAAATTATAGGGAAATACAGCAAACCACCACTCAATGTAAAGTCAACGGCATACTTGGTGCGGGATGATTGGAACGATTACGCTTTCTATACTTTATTCAAGCTGCAATATGTTGATGAATCCTTGGGCTTGCATCATATTGGATCCGTAAAAATAGGCTATATAGGCCAAGAGGAAGGGGGTGATGCTAGACGGCTTTCTATTGGGCACTCATTCGATGCACTAGATGATTCTCATTTTTCATTAGGCCAGTCTGATACTTATTATGTAAATCTTAACAGCTTAGGTTCAGAGATTAGGGATGATGTATTAAAAGGATTAAATGATATTGCAAAAGATTCCAACTTATTCAATAGAGTATTTGATGAGCGGGTTACAAGAATATCTCTTTTTAGGAGTGTCAGCCCTACTTCTGTCACTGGACAATTTAGGAGGCTGTCCAATGGAGGAGCTAGATTAACAGATTACAATTTTAAATTCATTGCTCCTAAGATTAAGCAGGGAGCTTCTAGTTTCTCATTATCATTCAGCGTGAAGCCTGAGTCAGTTCCTCCCACTAACATTCATGTATTAATAGGACGAAATGGAGTAGGTAAAACTCACTTAATAAATAATATGATTGATGCTTTGATCGAAGAAGACCGATCAACCAAAAAGTTCGGTGAGTTCAAGTGGACATTAGCTGACATAGAGAGTCACATGTTTGCGAATCTAATTTCTGTTTCTTTTAGCGCATTTGATAAAACAGAGCCTAAGCCGGAGAAAAAAGATAAAGGAGAGGGTATTCAATATTCATATATCGGACTTAAACAAGTCAGGACTGATGGAGATGAGCAGCCAGGCCCTAAGAGCAACGCAATGTTATATGACGAGCTAGTTGAAAGTTTAGATTACTGCAAACGGAGCTCAAAAAAGGATAGATGGAAAAAGTGCATTGAAATGTTGGAGTCTGATCCGAATTTCAAAGAAGCTGAGATCAAGTCCTTGATTGACATAGAAGGTGTGGCTGACTTTAAAAAAGGTGTAGCCAAAATCTTTGAGAGATTAAGTTCTGGCCATAAAGTAGTTTTACTGACAATTACCCGATTAATAGAAAAGCTGCAAGAAAAAAGTTTAGTGATCTTAGATGAACCTGAAGCTCACTTACACCCACCATTGTTATCCGCTTTCATCAGAACTCTTTCTGAGCTGTTAATCGATTGTAATGCGGTTGCAATCATTGCAACACACTCTCCTGTTATATTGCAAGAAGTGCCTAGAAGTTGTGCGTGGAAACTAAGAAGAACTGGTGCAGAAGCAATCAATGAGAGATTAAGCCTTGAAACGTTTGGGGAAAATGTGGGAACACTAACAAATGAAGTATTTGGGCTAGAGGTGACAGAGTCTGGCTTTTATAAAATTATAGATAGAGTTGCGAAGGATCATGAGAGCTATAATGAGGCTCTAAATTATTTTAATGGTCAACTAGGGATGGAGGCTAGAGCAATATTGATGTCTTATTTTGCGAATAGCATTAATAATTAATGAAGAGACTAGATAAACCAGCCGACAATGCTGAGGATGTTTTCTTAACATGTGTCAACATTATTAGGAAAAGAGACTTAAAAACACGATTGTTAGCTTGTAAAGATTTGATCACAGAAGCTGCAGATGAATTTACATCAAAAATTGCGAATGGGGAGGCACACAAGATCAAGGAAGAGACTATTGTCAATGGGAACGTAACAGCTAAAGAGCTAGAAAAAGTCTATACATACAGGTTTGCTAGAAAAGACACTCCCGGAAGGTTGATTTATGATAAATTGATTACCGCTCCAAAATTTGGTGTTTGCCCATTGTGTTCCCATCGTTTGGTTGAAACACTAGACCATTATTTGCCCAAATCAAAGTTTCCAAGACTAGCTGTCGTGCCACTTAATCTAATTCCTTCTTGCACAGATTGTAATAAGTCAAAGTTGGCCATTTCCCCAAAGGATTCAGACGAAGAAACATTGCACCCATATTATGATGACATAGAGAACGATATATGGCTAGTTGCTTCTGTTGAACATACATCTCCACCGGTAGTTAAATATCGTGTAGAGCCAAATCCTTCATGGCCTGCCTTACTTGGAAGCAGGGTTAAGCACCACTTTTCTTCTTTATATCTTGATAGACTGTATTCTACTCAGGCTGCAGTTCAACTTGCAGGCATTGTATACAGGTTAGATAAAATTTTTAAATCAGCAGGAGCAGCAGGTGTAAAACTACATTTAGAAGAAGAAGCTTTAAGCAGATTTTATGCAGATAAGAACTCTTGGCAAACAGCTATGTACAAAGCATTAGCGGAAGATGCATGGTTTTGTAATGGAGGGTTCAGAATTTAAGGTATAATAGAAAGTTTAACATTTTATATTAGATACCTTAATATATCTAGCTTTTCTGACTTTTAGGCACGTTGAACATGCTCTTGTTTAAGCCTACAAATGAACTTT
Protein-coding regions in this window:
- a CDS encoding AAA family ATPase; protein product: MVFKIIGKYSKPPLNVKSTAYLVRDDWNDYAFYTLFKLQYVDESLGLHHIGSVKIGYIGQEEGGDARRLSIGHSFDALDDSHFSLGQSDTYYVNLNSLGSEIRDDVLKGLNDIAKDSNLFNRVFDERVTRISLFRSVSPTSVTGQFRRLSNGGARLTDYNFKFIAPKIKQGASSFSLSFSVKPESVPPTNIHVLIGRNGVGKTHLINNMIDALIEEDRSTKKFGEFKWTLADIESHMFANLISVSFSAFDKTEPKPEKKDKGEGIQYSYIGLKQVRTDGDEQPGPKSNAMLYDELVESLDYCKRSSKKDRWKKCIEMLESDPNFKEAEIKSLIDIEGVADFKKGVAKIFERLSSGHKVVLLTITRLIEKLQEKSLVILDEPEAHLHPPLLSAFIRTLSELLIDCNAVAIIATHSPVILQEVPRSCAWKLRRTGAEAINERLSLETFGENVGTLTNEVFGLEVTESGFYKIIDRVAKDHESYNEALNYFNGQLGMEARAILMSYFANSINN